From Nicotiana tabacum cultivar K326 chromosome 15, ASM71507v2, whole genome shotgun sequence, the proteins below share one genomic window:
- the LOC107819594 gene encoding glutathione S-transferase T1, with protein MSLKLYVDRLSQPSRAILIFCKLNGIEFEEVPIELSKGQHRSPEFAEINPMKQVPAIVHGSFKLFESHAILRYLASAFPEVADHWYPSDLQKRAKIESVLDWHHSNLRRGSVGYVLNSTLAPALGLPLNPQAAAEGEKVLSASLAKIDTYWLQKDGSYLLGNSQLSIADLNLVCEIMQLEFVDEKDRDRILSPHKNVLKWIDDVKSATAPHFDEIHATLFKVNEIFQKQRSAGASS; from the exons ATGTCGCTCAAACTTTATGTGGATCGCTTGTCTCAGCCTTCTCGTGCTATTCTTATTTTCTGCAA ATTAAATGGAATTGAATTTGAGGAGGTCCCTATTGAACTTTCCAAAGGCCAACATCGCTCTCCTGAATTTGCAG AAATTAATCCCATGAAGCAAGTACCAGCCATAGTTCATGGATCGTTTAAGCTTTTCGAAAG TCATGCTATTCTGAGATATCTAGCTTCTGCATTTCCAGAAGTTGCTGATCATTG GTATCCAAGTGACCTGCAGAAAAGAGCAAAAATCGAATCCGTCCTGGATTGGCACCACTCTAACTTGCGCCGTGGTTCAG TTGGCTATGTCCTTAATTCTACCCTGGCACCTGCACTTGGGTTGCCTTTGAATCCACAAGCAGCAGCAGAAGGTGAGAAAGTCCTTTCAGCATCTCTTGCAAAGATTGATACCTATTGGCTGCAGAAAGATGGAAGCTATTTGCTTGGAAATTCCCAACTTTCTATTGCAGATCTCAACTTAGTGTGTGAGATTATGCAACTTGAG TTTGTTGATGAGAAGGATCGTGACAGGATATTAAGTCCGCACAAGAATGTTTTGAAGTGGATTGATGATGTAAAGAGTGCAACAGCACCTCATTTTGATGAAATACATGCAACCCTCTTCAAAGTTAATGAGATTTTCCAGAAGCAGCGATCTGCTGGAGCAAGCAGTTAG
- the LOC107820597 gene encoding putative glutathione peroxidase 8 encodes MASQSEKKPESVFDFTVKDSKGNDIYLSSYKGKVLLIVNVASKCGMTNPNYAELNQLYAKYKDQGLEILAFPCNQFGEEEPGSNDQILDFVCTRFKSEFPIFDKIEVNGENASPLYKFLKSGKWGIFGDDIQWNFAKFLVDKNGQAADRYYPTTSPLTIERDIIKLLEIV; translated from the exons ATGGCAAGCCAATCAGAGAAGAAACCAGAATCTGTTTTTGACTTCACTGTAAAG GATTCAAAGGGAAATGATATATATCTTAGTAGCTACAAAGGAAAGGTCCTACTTATCGTGAATGTTGCTTCAaagtg CGGGATGACTAACCCAAACTACGCAGAACTCAACCAATTATATGCGAAGTACAAAGATCAAG GCCTGGAAATATTGGCATTTCCTTGCAATCAATTTGGCGAGGAAGAACCAGGGAGCAATGATCAGATCTTAGACTTCGTTTGTACACGTTTCAAGTCAGAGTTCCCTATATTTGACAAG ATTGAAGTGAATGGTGAAAATGCATCTCCTCTTTATAAGTTCTTGAAATCGGGAAAGTGGGGAATATTTGGGGATGATATTCAGTGGAATTTTGCTAAGTTCCTGGTTGATAAGAATGGACAGGCTGCTGATCGCTATTATCCTACCACCTCTCCTCTGACAATTGAG AGGGATATAATAAAGCTGCTGGAAATTGTGTAG